GTAAAGTAGAAATACCAAGATTCATGACTAGTGTATCATTGCAAATTGGTTAACTTTCAAACATTAAAActttgattggatgaagggtaGGGAAGGGTTAATAAAGGAAGGGTAGAGAAGGATAGGGAAAGGTAAGGAAAGGGAATGAagggtaatttctaaccctaCAAACCCACCAAATTGGAGGGTTGAAAATTGGATGGAATTTCTTAAAAACTTCAAAACCCCTCCAAACCCTTacctttctaatttttttgtgtGTTCCAAACATGAGTTTATAGAAACCCTTACTAACCATTccccctcccaaacaagggtttctaTCAATCCTTACTAACCATTCCCTTATTAACCCCTCTAAACCCTCCATTCAATCAAGCCCTAAGAGTAAAAATGGTTAAACTTTTAAATATTTgaagtaaaattgtaccattttaaacgtcataaaaaaaattactcttAATTACCAATACTGtaaatattttgttccttattttttaTTACAGTTAATACAAATCACTAAACTGCAAAATCAGCCTATTTAATTCCACGTAAAGGAGTCGAAGCACGTCAAACTTCTTAAAGGTACTCAAAAAGGTGTGCCGGAATGCTAAAGCAGCCCTTATTTAGGCAAAATATCCAACGTCAATGTATAGTTAGTTAACTTTTAATACGATGATAATACGATTTACAATAATCACCAGTGGATTGGAATTAGGCTTGTTTACGAGTCCAAATACCCGTCCAGTCCGTATCTCTAGGCCGGGCTTGAAAAAGAAACATTGATACTAGATCCAAACCCGTTATTGTCCATCTATTTTTTGAAATGGCCTACAATTTATAGAAATAGAACGAATCCACCGAGCTACTAATATTAGTCATtaattttaggcttaatacatcatttgccacctgaatttgtccaaaaagtttgattggcgccctgaacttttaaagtgtctcgatagccctctgaacttgcataaaatgttcagttaatcCCTCGAACTTGcgcaaaatataatcaattgatcactcggttgtaaaaaaatgagttaaatgcggaagatgtatggtaggcgtcttaaaaaaagtaaaatgatcAAAATCGTAGTATGCAGTTCTAATATaaaagaagacaagttttatagttgaacaagtaataacttcatttttaatcaaattttgaattatgtaataacattctaagatgcgtggaatacattttccgcatttaacttacttttttgcaaccgagtgatcaattgattacattttacgcaagttcatggagctaactgaacatttatTTCAATAGGTAAATGTCACACTAACATTTAAAACCAAGTGTCTAGTCCCTAAGCAATATTTTTTCTcatggaaaagaaaaaaagggatGGGCCTCCCGCAGTATCCAATCAAaagaagggtaaattacacgatgatcataattaacaaattatttataactgtgtcagatttttaaacaaatttatttaaatgtcaaacaaatttatttaaatgtcatatttggtggtttttttaaaactgtttttatttcctgcaactgaataactgaaaatttgacaaaaatagaaataaaattatgatattctgatattttaaaatttaaaatcatataatgataaaatacataaaagcgattttcataattgtaaatagtttttaaaatatgaatttctgtgtaattttccctcaAAAGAAACTGCTGCCTGTAATTTGCTACTTCTGCACTAAATTTCTGCAGcttcctttttttattttatttttttttaacttttttaccttttcttgaaaataaaaatattatatataattattcgaaaaaaaaaatattatatatagttGCACAATAATAAATTGGGTTCCTTACATGAAAATCACAAatgttaataatattattgttttattaatGTTGGtgatttaattattaatatatcaaaaaatataaatctttattttgtaaatgtcAAGTAATTAGTTTAAATTATAAACTGACCGTGTAAAAAATAAAGGGAAATGCTTTGTAACTGCTAGTATTTCTAGAgtgataaaattcaaaataatcaTTGATAAAATGGtagatattttttaaaatttgaatttctatgtaaatttccctaATAAATTAGCATTCACATTTCTCACTTTCCAAATGTTGAATATAAATATCATCAATTCAATTCCCTTGCTACGGGTGGGTAAATTTGGGTTAACCGATTCATTAAgaaattttttaacctaatcTAATCTATCGGTTTTTAAGATATTAGGATTGAAACTGGTCCATCTATATTCAATTAGGTTTTTCAGTCAACGATTTTTAACCATtagtttaattaaaaataacggTTTACTGTAATTTTTATCCAAACCGTCGGAAAATATTATGTTTTGAAAATtgagcaaaaaaaaatttatgttgGAAAATAATTCCAATATTTGGCTATAACACCGAATAAGGATAAGTGATGGGTGACTACTATTTTAAAAATGGTAACAAGGAATTGAATATGATTCCAAAAGTTTAAAaatatgttttacttttttaaaagGGTAACTTTCTTCGTAATATTTCATGTTGACtaatttaaaattttccatTAACTTATTTTCCTAaacaaacactggaaaataGCAGCAGTTGTttgaataagaagaaagacgTGAAAGCAAGTCAAAAAATCAGGGAAAATATCTTACTGCATAATATTTTCCGACAAACAATTAGGACCTTAAAAATAATAACCAAAAGCAATTGTTAACCGTATTTTGATAAATGGATTTCTAAGTTTCTAAATAATAACATtagatataatataaataataatatatacgGTTCGGTTAAGCGAAACCGTaagtttttatatattaaaaacctAAACTCTTATTATAACCAAAAAAAACCTAAACTCTTATATAAATCTAAACCATAACTATCGATTCGGTTAACCGCCTTTTCCCACCCCTCTTGCTAGTTGTCCGGAAGCTCAAAACCAAATGACAGACCTCAGCTGAGACCACTACAATTTGGCAGCAGTTGCCATAGCTCTTTCTTTTACCATTGTCTTAACATACAACTCCCCTGCCCTATATGAGGATCGAACCTGCAAATATATCATCTTTTCTTGTGAGCAAATCACATCTTTCTTTTCTCCTCTTAACGGATTCACAAACAGGCTACCGTATCATGATCATATTATGTCATTTACATGTTCGACACTATGTTGCATGGATACAAAAACAGACGCGAAAACTGATAATGAAAACACTATTTCTAAAAAATAACCTtcaaaaaataaaccacaatGTAATACAAGTGGTGGAATACAAGCATTAGGAGTTTGCATGTGTCAGATAATATggagtggacctttaactatcagcttgagttttagttaaagtggttccatgacatggtatcagagccagtgtgATCAAGTGGTCCAGGgttgggcctgtgttgtgcacgcttcaaGTCCAGTGGGCATTCGCGCGTGTGGGGTTGTATCAAATATTAATATggagtggacctttaactataagctcgagcttttagttcaattggttccatgacagcATGTATATCTAGTAGTAGGAGTAGCAATTCCTTACATGACAACACGATTTTGAAAACAATTCAACTGACAAAATCCAATTGACGCGATTACATTTAtgtcgggtaaattacatccatggccactgaactttaccaattttCACGGTAAGGCCATTAAACTTCAAAATGCAACATTGaaagccactgaactttacactttgttacCCCATGGTCACTAAACTGCAATCAATGCCTCAACATGACCAttgacggcctcaaaataaaacgtttcaagaattaatgatattctaaacaactttaattcttgatattttgagatcatttacgtgttgtttggttaggagagaaagtagatttttagagagagaaagctccaaaaatgatgattttggaaagaaaaaaatgtgggttcatggtaaatgtcgttctgaacgaCTTTagttcttgaatattttcattttgaggtctttaagggtcattttgaggagttagttaaaactTAGTGGCCACGGAtgtaacaaagtgtaaagtCAAATCTAACCTTAACGTTTTAAGGGAAGTACAAATTTAGCCTTAACATACATAAATTTATCCTTAAGTTTCCAAGCAAAATCAGTTTTAGTCCTACGTTAATTTTGAAAAGACtggtttgactattatttaataGTCAAGCTctcaaacaagtttgtcgatattTAATAGCAGTTTTGTACAGTTTTAattggttatttgtaactatattagtaacacggTAAATTTTTTAGACTTTTTGATAAAACAAATTGTGAGTAACTTATATGTGGCAAACTTAGTCATTAGAATTTAACAGGTTTTTTGGAATTCGTTAGCAAaacactaaatatcttagacataattaaaGTTTGGAAGGTCCGATgcgacagttaaataacagtcaaaccagtcAAGATTAATCTCACTTGAAACATTAGATTTAAATTTATACCATTTCGTACGTTAGAGTTAAATCTGTACTTTCCCTAAACGTTAGTTAGGTTAAATTTGGTCTTCCCGTTTAAATTTGGTCTTTATCCCCGAAACATAACATTATTTCAACATGATAACCCGAATGCTACCCCTGCTTTCTAGGGTTCACCTCACTCAAAGACATACaccttaaaaataaaattatttacacAGTTGAAAGCAAGCTTACCAGAGGTCCACTAGCCACATACTGGAACCCTATGGATTCTCCATATTCTTTCCAGAAAGCAAATTTTTCCGGTGTAACATACTCTTTCACAGTCAAGTGCAATGGGGTTGGCTGCAGAACACACAACCAATCTTACATTACTAATGATCACATAATCAATTTTAGCTAGTAAAATACACATAATAAGATAATCTCATGAACTCTGGTAGTACAGCTAGTAAAAAACACATAATAAGATAATCTCATGAACTCTGGTAGTACAGTTAGTCAGCTTAAGCAACGACAGAATCCACAAAGGTAACAGATTGGACCCTATCAAGCACTGGCAAGGGTGCGGGTGCGAGAGCGGTCGCAACATAtggaatttttaaaaaatgtgaGACACGTGTGCGGCTGGACAcactaattttttatatatattaattatataagtataaaatttaaaaatcataaataacATTCAAAAGTTATGAAAAATCATAAATAACATTCATAAGTCTTTACGAACCATAAAAACATCCATAAAGTTTTTTATAAGTCATTACAAACCCTATAAAACATCCATAATAACAACTCAGAAAACCCATTGAGTCACACTAactgaaattaaaacaaaaacaactaTAAAAAGAGAACAAAACACACTGGAATTGAAAGAGAAAATAATTTTGGAATTGGAagagaagagaggaaagaaaataaattgaagacgaggGCAACAAACGGATTAGAAAAGAGCAAACAAGAAGGATGGAAACCACCATTTACAGAAGAAGATAGACTTAGTGTGATCGCGGAAGAAAGTTTATGTTTTTCaacatttattttgttttatttggaTTTTTGGCTTCTCGCAAAACTGATAGTCATAGATTtagatttgttttctttttgtaaaaagTGTCCCCAAAGTGTCCCGGAGTGTCTCCGAAGTGTTCCCACCGTGCCCCCatttaaaaaaacaagaaaaagaacagtgGACACTTTTTTGCTGTGTCCCCATGTCCGACACGGATACTCCGAACTCCTAGAAGTGTCGATGCTTCATATTGGAACAGACTAAGCTCTTCAAAACTAGAGCAATAATTCTGGAATGCGACGAGCTAATACAATTTTGAAAAACTTTAGAATACTACATAAGATAATTGGGACAGATTTGCACAGAAGCTACCTGTAAATATTGTCCGAGTGTCAAAATGTCTACATCTATTGCCCTTAAATCAGCCATAGCTTCCTTCAACTCATCATCTGTTTCTCCTAGACCCAACATGATGGAAGTTTTTGTTACCATTCCATTCTTGCTGAGCTTTGCATGTTTCAAAACTGATAAACTCTGTTCATACCTGCATTGTCAAGAGAAAATTTGGAATCACAACTGAGAACTATAAGCAACATTCTCAAGATCAAATTAGTAATCTGGcacatagttgttaaaggcgcactAAGACGCTAAAGGGTCCTCGAGCCTAGGCTCAAGGCACAACGCAAGGCGCAGGAAAAAAAGATATACACTATTACTAGTTAAAGCATATCAATATCACTAATACTCTATTACGAGTTAAAGcataaaaaagggcggcccggtcgcattacgcgtccccgctgagcgagggtccggggaggggtcccaccacaagggtgtattgggggcaagccttcccttgccaatttaattggcaagaggccgctcctaagactcgaacccgtgacctctggtcacacggcaacaacgtttttaccgttgcgccaaggctcgccctcttacGAGTTAAagcataaactaaaaaaaaaatatgaccacaaacaagacaaaaccacataaaaaaattacactaaatgtAAAAAACACCAAGTTAAGTTCATATTTCATAGCAGAGGGATCCAGGATTCGCTAAGAGAGGTGCTTATTGTGATTTATGGGTGCTAAAATTGATACTTTTTAGTGTTTTTACATAAGAAATTAAAGCCTTGTTCACAGTTTCGGCGTTTTCCAGCGACCAGTGGGTGCTCAAGTCCCCCTAAACCCTCCTGGATCCGTTCCTCCTTCATAGAGACATTAACataaaacagtaaaaaaaaccTAGTGAAAACAGTATATGTTACTATTCTTAGTTAGATCAAGGATTAAGATTAATATTTAGATTAGAttagtggttgagattaatcaACCATTTGTTTTACACAAAACagtacaaaaacaaaaaccccaatgaaaataatatatgttaCTGAGGCGCGCCTTGACTCAGGCTCCGAAGCCGAGGCAAGGCGCACAAGGCGAGAGCCTTTTAAACTGCACCTTGGCTTGTCCAATCAAGGCTCACTACCTTGCCCCTTGCGTAAGGcacgcctttaacaactatgatcTGGCATATGACTAAAGGAGCTTTAATACTTGGTTCTTTCATGCAATGGTCTTGTTTTTAATGCAGATTTCTATGAATCAAATAAACACATTATTGAATACGAGTATTTTACAATCTAATTATGTAACATTTGGCCTAATTCATGAATTCAACTTGGTAAAATTCCACTAAGGTTCCCCTGATTTCAGCCTACCATAACATTTCAACTACGTTTTAGTTTAGATCCCAACATAACAAGCcattaacaaaatataaaacaattttaacttCCAAAACGTGTTCCAACCAACAGCATGCTACTTACCCAGCTCTAGGGTCTCTAACAATCCGTTGAAGCCGTTTCACGGTTTCAATATTGTGGGCAAAGACATCTAATCCTGAATGTGCCAAAGTTTCTATAGCCTTTAGGTCACCCCGAAAATCAGAAGTCAAACATTCCACCATGATCTCAGGCTTGAGTTTCTGAAAGAGGAGTCAAAATCTGTTATGCATGCCGGAAAAGCCAAAAATTCTAAGAAACTGTGTACGGGactctaatttttttatgtaaaagatTAGCATCCATAAATCACGGTAAGCACCCCTATCAGTGAATCCTGTATTCATCACTGGTCATTCATGTCCCAATCTGTTCTGCAACTATCTCCATTACCCCTTGAGAACCGTAGAGTAACCGAAAAAAGTGCAATAAGAGAAAAACACACCTTCATAGCTTGAACAGTCTGAGCAAAATGTCCACTTCCACCATCAGGTATATCATCACGATCTACACTTGTTAAAACTATGTAATCCACCCTAATGAATTCAAAAAACACACATCTTAAAGGGAAATTGTACTCAATataatgaaaattaaaataaataaataatccaaATAGAGAATAGAGGTCAAAATAAATTCTCAAGATTGTGTTTGGTTCCATCTGTAAATTAAGGGGAACATTACTTCATAGATAAATTGGATGTTTCCACCGAATATCAGATTCCAGATGAAGCAAAATGCTATGAACTTTCTATGTGCAAAGTCATTTATCACAAAATCAAGGATGAAAACACCGAGGATTAACGGTTATGAACAGTCTAGGATAGCAAGAGATTAGAAGAATGATTCGAAAAGATAAGTTCTCGATGAGAGTAATTCAAAAAAATGTAAGAGTGAAACAAGTACCCCCAGCTTGCAATGGCTTCAGCAGTGTTGTAAGGCTCCATAGGATCAGGCGGAGCAGGATTTCTACTAGTTTTAACAGCACAAAATCTACAACCACGAGTACAAGTATCACCAAGAAGCATAATAGTAGCAGTAGAAATACCATCGCTGCCTCCATTCCAACACTCCCCAATATTAGGGCACTGAGCTTCTTCACAAACAGTATTGAGTTTCAATCGAGAGAGAGAGTTTTTAACCTCTTGAAACCTTTCCCCTTGAGGAGCTCTCTGCCTCAACCACTCAGGCTTCTTCACATTTGGATCTCTACCGGTGTACGGCCCCGTCATTCCACCTGGATATGGACCTTTCTTCGCCGTATCATCATTCCGTTCGGAACTGATTTCAGATTGACATCGAATTGATGAAGGAGAGACATAGTTGGATGAGAAACGGAAGGATTTGGGAATGGAGATTGAGAAGGAGATAGAGTGATTAGAGAGTGCTTGCTCCATTACTCTGTGAcagggaaaaaaaaaattggattgaaTTGGAATTTACAGGGAAAGAATGGGTTTGAATCGGAGACTTTGAATTCTCCGCCTCTTCAAAGTTCAAACCATTTCTTGTTTGTTGGGTCGGGTGGTTGCAGCTGTTAAGGCTACGATAATCTGCTTCCGTTTGTATTACATTTGGCGGCAGCATCAAATGAAATTATTAGAAGTGCAATCAGTAATTTTCACATCTTAATGAGcgagtgaatttgctcattcaccatcaccgttagatctaggcttattaaatctaagttttAGGatactttgaatctccaccttaggattctaataagcctagatctaatggtgaacgAGTAAATTCTACATattcattaaggtgcatgtgatcaaaactGGAAGTGCAATTTACCACCCATTTTACAAGTTACTGTCTAGGACTGTAAATGAGccaagccgctcatgagcggttcgGTGATCCGTTCGATAAAAGTTCGGTTCGATTCGATTTGTCAACAGCCCTTTACTGGCCCCGGTTCATAAATAAGCCGAGTTTGAGTAGACTAAAGCTTgattcgaaagctcgcgagcagactCGATTAGAACATCTATGAATAAGttttagttttgtgttagttcataaatatttaaacttaatattatttcattttctattagtttacaaagataataaatgagtaatataCGAACTATTTATAagcattttgtttatttattcacgaactttgcttatGAGTTTGTTTATATACAcgattaaagagctatttgcaACTAAACTttgtaaatataattaacgatttactcacaaacaattcgtggttagataattttcttaatgaaccaagttcaaAGAGGATATTGGGCTCGAAGCTCGACTCaagctcgtttattttctaatgagttgagccgagcttgagcaaaccaaagctcggctcgcgCTCaaactcgttaattttatagcgagcagaacttgagcaggccaaagctcggctcgattacagccctaaatGAAATTATTAGCCTGTTTGTTTATGAAAAAATAAGGGTGTTTAAAAACCGAATCTAACTGAAATAACCGACCGTGTCGATGAATTTCGGTTTTTCGGTACAGTTTTTTGATCTATTAGATTtggttttagttttagtttatgAAATATATTGGTAATATCAATGGGTTCattttttatgataaaataatcaaattaatcgAACTGatcaaataaattatataatacgTGGGGTCACAATatacgtgtccaaatgtgaattgggagtcctccgagtgacatggaagaccggatgcttaatataagaactcttaTATAAGCCATCTTTTTATGATTTGAATTTAATaagttatttataaattattattttttttaatcatataaattatttattagttacttttttgtataaattatatctaaattatttattaattacttaagttattttttttctcgATTTGAATTTACAAGttacttttttaattttgagttttCAATAACCCTAGTTCATTTTATAATGAAATAATAACGTTAATTAGATAAGTTGATATAAAATAATTAGATTTAATaacttaatatataataaataagttgatacacaataatttattaattctaaataataagatattataattatataacataaaacaaaaaaattaaaaaaaataaaaaattatttagtaTGTGTTGAAACCGAAAATCAAACCGAATCGAAACATTCAGTTCggtttataaatattattccGTTCGGTTCGGTTCTCATTTTAGGTGTTATTAGGTTTTCGGTTATTtcgatttgatttttaaactgAATCCACCGATGAACACCCATATGAAAAAATAcgagataaggtgcaaaaaatactcttaatatgctaaaatacccctaacgtttaaaattgtacaattttacccataatattagcagttaagagcaattttacatctAACGTTGACaggttggatcaatttcagacattattataaaacacggatattttgttccttattttgtaccaattgcatatcgggttgttttaaaaaaaaaaatttcatattttctatgattaagaattgaagattaatatttttaagttCGGTCaaatatttgagttttttttccaactcatacaaaatacaatatttttttattttttttcacgtttaatcatatgtttgtgatctgatactaaaaagtgataaaatgatgtatatgtgaagtgtagatgacaagattcatgactgagaagataatttgatgaataatttctccaattgactcaacttgtcaatgttagggtaAAATCGATCTTGGTTGCCAATgttaaatgtaaaattaaattacacaattttagacgttagaagtaaaattatttctatgtataaaaaaattgtagcatttttacatcttatctcttaaaaaaaagtaaatcaactaaaatttaaagttagtcaatagaaaaaatataagtgagaaaattgttttaccaacaacaacaacaaagtcttagtcccaaaatgattcggggtcggctaacatgaaccatcatataaaaccgtgaaatcaagtcgtatcagcgacacaaattctctccctccactctgtcctatccactaccatatttttctcaatcctcaataaactcatatcactttcgatcaccctcctccacgtttgcttaggtcttcccctacccctcaccactacatccatttgccactcttcagtcctcctaaccggcgcatcaagcgctcttcgtcttacatggccaaaccaccttagtcggtttttcctcattttattctcaatagatgtaacccctacttttgtcctaattatttcattactcacccgatcctttctcgtatgaccacacatccatctcaacatacgcatctccgccaccgacatcttatgaatgtgacagtgtttcactgtccaacactccgtaccatataacaatgctggtctgattgccgtgcggtagaatttttccttcaatctattagacatgccggggtcacaaaggaaacccgtagcactcttccactttgCTCACCcaaatttaatcctatgagtaacatctccatctacttctctatccgtttggataatagatcttaaataccggaagcaatccgatgcctgaacaactatcccatctagggtgattgtcttTGCCTCCTTACtcctatcgccgctaaacttacactccaaatattccgtcttacttcggctcaacttaaagcctctagattctaaagtttgtctccatagttacAACTTCCCCTCCATAAAAAATtgttttaccattaaaaaaatatatatatcttttgaaattttactaaattttttattattttttccatttttcagtATTATCTTAcacaatattatttttttatttataaacaaacaGAGTATTATATTACATGTCAATTCACTCTTCCTGATGGGATTTGGGCCCTTGGGTTTTCTCTAGGCACAATTTATCCATTATGCATATTTTGAGTAGGGATGAGAA
The window above is part of the Euphorbia lathyris chromosome 3, ddEupLath1.1, whole genome shotgun sequence genome. Proteins encoded here:
- the LOC136224483 gene encoding lipoyl synthase, chloroplastic, with the translated sequence MEQALSNHSISFSISIPKSFRFSSNYVSPSSIRCQSEISSERNDDTAKKGPYPGGMTGPYTGRDPNVKKPEWLRQRAPQGERFQEVKNSLSRLKLNTVCEEAQCPNIGECWNGGSDGISTATIMLLGDTCTRGCRFCAVKTSRNPAPPDPMEPYNTAEAIASWGVDYIVLTSVDRDDIPDGGSGHFAQTVQAMKKLKPEIMVECLTSDFRGDLKAIETLAHSGLDVFAHNIETVKRLQRIVRDPRAGYEQSLSVLKHAKLSKNGMVTKTSIMLGLGETDDELKEAMADLRAIDVDILTLGQYLQPTPLHLTVKEYVTPEKFAFWKEYGESIGFQYVASGPLVRSSYRAGELYVKTMVKERAMATAAKL